In Acinetobacter sp. CS-2, the sequence TTTTTTACTGTAGGTATTGAAGGCAATAATTGCAAAATAAGGCATAGAATTAGGCGTAGCTTCAGAAGAAGCTGTAATTTTTCAAAAAAGCTTGAAAACCATTTTAAAGCTTTTGATTTAGCCTTCTTTTCTTTTACATCAATAATGGCTTCATTTAAAGGCAGCATACTTTTTGAAGCACCACCAAAATTTTATGTTAAGTAGAGACTAAAAATGCCCTTGATTAAGGGCTTACAAGGGCATTTTGTATAAGGTGTATTATGTTAATTTTAGAATTTCTTCATTAGATAATTTTTGATAAGCTAAATCCATTAGGACTAATTAAGTAAATATGAGCAATTGGGTCAATGTCACACAGGATAAGTCTACAGGTATAGAACTAATTCATGCCCACTTCAAAGGCTTTGCATACGATCCTCATCTACACTCAAGTTATCTTATAGGGGTAACAGAGTTAGGACATCAACAATTCAATTGTAGAAAAAAAATTATTGATAGCTATCAAGGTCAAACTTTCATGCTTGAACCTGAAGAAGTTCATGATGGTAATGCACCAGATCCTCTCGGCTTCACTTATAAAATGATGCATTTAGATCCAGCATGGTTAAAAAAAAGCTATGAAGGAATATTTAATGAGCCTATCGAACTTGCTATCGAATCAACCCTACGTTCTGATCCTCAACTTTCACATTTGATACTTTCAACCTACAATATATTGAATAACAATGAATCTCAATTGATGAAAGATACGTATTTAGATCTTTTATTAGAAAACTTAAAGCAGAATAGGGAGGCTTTAAGGATGTAAATAAGATATGTGAAGGAATTTCTTTTCGGATTTCATTTATATAGATTTGAAGAATTCTGTAGTCTCGTTCCTGCAGTTTAATTACTCGGTACGAATATTCATTTTTGATTTTTGGCTTTTTTGATCGATCATCGAACTCATCATCTGTATTTGTAATAATTAAACTAAAACTATGATTCTGAATTGATTTTTTAATAGAGTTGGTTGTTAGTAGCATAAGCTCACCAATTCTAAGACCATAGTTGAGCATGAGATGTATGATCAGAAAGTTTCTGAGTTGTACATTTTTAGATCTAAAAGGATTTAATTCATTGTATTTATTAGAGTTACTTGGTGAAATGACTGAATACAATCCTTTAATCATTTCCTGATTCATGCTCTTAAAATTATGATTTATCTCACTTTTAATTGTCTTATTGGCTTTTGAAAAATTATTTATAATTTTTTTCTTTATTGTCATATATTTATTCAAGTTTTCTTTAATTTTTTGAATTTCCTTCAACGTAAGTTGTGGCTGTGATTGCATGCTTAAGTATTCATTAATCAAGAAGTTGTAAAACTTTAAGAAGGATCTAACTCTATGACCAATTGTTGTGTAATTAATATGTTCTGAATTGCTTAGCCGTATAAGATTACTTTCAAGTTTTTTATTATTTTCTAAGTAAACAATGAAATTATCAATTTCACATTGAATGATCTCAAAATTATAGGATGTCGAATAGAACGACTCACAAAAGGACGTGGCAAACTTTTCAAACCAAAATTCATACCAAAATTTTATTGCGATTAAATCTGCATGCTGCGTAGAGATACTTTGAAATCTAAGAAATTTCATGGTGTACAGCATAGGGTACATACATGGACAGAATGAATCTAAATCAAATAAAAGAATAATTTGATTTTCGTTTGAGACTTTCTTTTCTAAATGAATTGTTTAGAGGTGGTCCCACTTGTTTGAACAACTAAAAGCGTATTTATAAGTGATATTCCGCTCTAGTTAAGCCACCTTGTTTTGTTGGGGTAGCTGATCATAGTAAAACTCATTTGGTGTCATTTTGTCTAGACTCGAATGAGGTCGTTTCAAATTATAAAACTCAAAATATGCACTTAATTGCTTTTTCGCATCTGTGACACTGCTATAAGCTTTGAGATACACCTCTTCATATTTAACGCTCCGCCATAATCGTTCAACCATCACATTATCTACCCATCGACCTTTACCATCCATACTGATTTGAATGCCATTTGATTTCAATACATCAATAAATGCATCACTGGTAAACTGGCTGCCTTGGTCTGTATTAAATATTTCAGGTCGACCATATTTTTCAATCGCTTCATTTAAAGCCGAAATACAAAAATCCACCTCCATACTAATCGATACCCTATGCGCAAGTACCTTGCGGCTATGCCAATCAATCACAGCACATAAATAAACAAAGCCTTTTGCCATAGGGATATACGTTATATCCGTAGACCACACTTGATTACTGCGCTGAATAGCCAACCCTTTGAGCAGATATGGATATTTACGGTGAGCTTGATTAGCCTGGCTTAAATTTGGTTTGCAATATAACGCCTGAATACCCATTTTCTTCATTAAAGTACGTGTATGACGTCGTCCTATATGATGTCCTTGACGATTCAACAAATCACGCATCATACGACTGCCTGCAAAAGGATATTGCATATGTAATTCATCAATACATCGCATCAGCTTCAGATCTGATGCACTCACAGGTTTTGGGCGATAGTAATAACAACCACGGGAGACTTTCAGCAGCTTAGCTTGCTTAGATACTGAAATCTGAAGTGAGTCGTCGATTAACTTTTGTGGTTGAAGCGGCCCAGTTTCTTCAACACACCTTCTAAAAAATCAATTTCTAATGCCTGCTCACCGATTTTTGCATGTAGTTTTTTTAGATCGATGGGTGGTTCTGTTGGAGCTTTTGATTGATCGAAAGCTTGCGAGGAAGCTGAGATCAATTGATTTTTCCAGTCAATAATTTGGTTTTGATGAACATCAAACTCAGCACTCAATTCAGCAAGTGTTTTTTCTGCTTTAATCGCAGCAAGTGCTACCTTAGCTTTAAAATCATTTGAATGATTTCTTCTTGGTCTACGTGCCATAAAATACTCCATATATTGATGTTTATAACATCATTTGAGGAGCAGAATATCACTTATAGGAGTTGTTCAAATTTACGGATCCATCTCTTTTTTAAAGCAAACATAGTAAAGTTTATGAATTATTCTTAAGGTCAACATATCATATTTTATGATTGAAATAGAAATTAGTTAAGTTATTGAATCTTAGTTCAAGAAAGAAAAATATGAAGTTATTGTTAGGTGTATCGGAATTGTCATAATTAAAATTCTCAAAGGAGTAGAAAAGGCACTACCCCACAATTTTTTTCTCTCAAAATGTCATTCACTGTCATTTTTTAGTGGCAAGTACCAGGTGCAATTCTTTTTACGGTGTATTACACCGTAGATGTTTTGAGTGAGCTTAGCTGGCACCGTAAAAGTTTTGATCGACAAAATATCCAAAGTCAACTGGACTGTTAATCCATTTGCTAAACAAAACGTGAAACAGCAAATTATTGTAGTCTATATATTTTTCATAATTGTTCACGATACCTAAGTTCAGCAAGTTTTTTTCAAACTCAATGCGTTCAATGGGTTCTGATTTCACAAATGCATGGATGGATGCTTTGATTGTGGGAGGAAAATAAAGTGTCATCCTAACTACAGGACCCTGCAACGTAGCAATTCCTGCAAAAATCCATTTAAAACAATGACTTATTTCAATTCTGCCATCTGCAAGCGTTTTGTGGGGATGGAGGCCGGAATCATTAAAGTATCATCCTAATTTTCGCTCAACCTTGGAAAATGCTGAGAATCGTAAAAATAAAGTTTCATCCTTTCCGCTACTAGTTCAAGGCTTTCTTCCGGCCGCCGGCAACAACGCTGCTTGGCTGAGGCGATCCACTTGCGCTACCGCTCACTGATCAGATCGAACTTGAACTCGACGAGCAGCCAACCATCAGGCCGAGCGTGATCGCCAAAAAAAACGGATCATGCGAAATCCTTCGTTGAGTTTGGCGCGGGTTTTAGCAAATCAGCTGGCCCGCGATCCGGTTGAGAGTGATCCGAAGCGGTCCTTGACGACCGGCACAAATCGGCCGATTCTGTTGAAAAAGTAGCTTTAGCGGCAGCCTGCCGATCAGGTGTGCCTGCTGTCGAAGTGGCTGCAAGCCACTTCAAGTTGCCTTCCGGCGTTTCACTGAGCGTCCTTGCTCAGGTTTAAGGGTTAATTTGAGGGTTTCTGCTCGTAGCAGGCATACCTATCCCGTCAGCGGTGGCCCTTGAGGCAAAAGCTTGGCCATGCGGCGCAGGTTCTGCACCATCGCAGCCAAGGTGAATTCGTCAGTGGCACCCGTTAGGCCACGCAGTCGTAAACGGTCGAGTTTCATGATCCGTTTGAGGTGGGCGAAAAGCATCTCCACCTTCTTTCGTTCGCAGCGAGAGACGAGGTACTCCGGTGTCTTGGCGATGCGTCGAGCCACGTCGCGGGCAGCCTCATGGATGCTGCGGACGATCTTCCGATTCGGCGTGTTGGGGCAGCATTTCGCTTTCAACGGGCAGGTGGCGCAGTCGGTTTGGCTGGAGCGGTAAATGACGGTTTTGGCCTTAGTTACCCGCGACCTTTGCTGGGTGAAGGCGCGCCATTCACTGCGTAGCGGTTTGCCGGCTGGGCAGCGATATTCATTGGCGTCCTGACTCCAGTGAAAGTCGTTACTGGAGAGGCTGTCGTCCTTGCGCTCGGTCTTGTCCCACACCGGCACATGCGGTTCGATGTCCTTTTCTTCGACCATCCAGGCCAGCATCGGGGCGGTGCCATAAGCGGTATCGCCGATAAGGCGTTCCGGTGTGAGATCGAACTGCGCCTCGACACGCTCGACCATCGTCCTAGTCGAATCGACTTCGGCGGTACGGTGCGCCGGGGTAGCTTCCACGTCCATGATCACACCGTGCTCAGTGTCGATCAGGTAATTCGTGGAGTAGGCAAAAAAGGCCGGGCCACCTGGCGCTGCTGTCCAACGGGACTGAGGATCAGTGAGCGAAATTTTCTTGGGAAGAGCCTCAGCCAGCGCCTCTTCATCAAGGGCTTCGAGGTACTCGCGCACTGCGCGGCTGCTGAGCTTTGGATCGTTCCAATCGACCTCATCTCCCGCCACCCCACGTTGCCGGCTGGCATCCGCCTTAATGATGCTGGCGTCGACGGCGAAACCTTCACCCTTGACTAGGCCGGCTGCCATGCAGCGCCGCAGCACCTCATTGAATAACCAGCGGAATAGATCGCTGTCACGAAAACGCCCATGGCGATTCTTCGAGAAGGTCGAGTGATTGGGGACTTCGTCTTCCAGACCCAACCGGCAGAACCAGCGATAGGCCAGGTTCAGGTGCACCTCTTCGCACAATCGCCGCTCGGAACGAATGCCATAGCAAGTAGCCGACGACCAGCATGCGCACCATCAACTCCGGGTCAATCGAGGGACGCCCGATGGGGCTATAGAAATCTGCCAGGTAGGCACGTAGATCACTGAGATCCAAGCACTGGTCGATGCTGCGCAGGAGATGTTGGGCCGGGACGTGATCTTCCAGATTGAACGAGTAGAACAGGCGCTGCTGTCCTCCCGGTAACTGTCCCATCATGCTGTTCGCCCCCACGCTCGCTGACAAAGCAATTTTGCCAACGGCATGGGGAGGCCGCTACTTTTTCAACAGAATCGGCCGCACACAGCCATTCGGCTCAACAGAACCCTGCCTTTACCCCACCAAACTCCGGAAACTCGCCCGGTAGTCCGTCGGCTTGAGATGCACATGTTGGCTGAGGTCGCCGGGTAGCGTGAACAGGCGCGGACCGTCCCGAAACTGGAACACGCGATACAGATGGAATTGATCGCCCGCCTCCTTGGAGAATTCGAGTTCGTTGTGGCTGACCAAGAAAGACGAGCCTACCCCGCCATTGGTGGTTTTCACCTCGATGAAGCGCTCATGGGCGTCCTCTTCGAACGACAGGATGTCGAACCCCGCACCGTCTCCCTGGGTGTCGGACACCCAATCCAGCCGCTGAAAAAGCTCTGGGTGGCCGAGCTCGGTCAGGCGTTGCTGTTCGTAGCCAATCACCCACTGCTCCCCTGCCCGGCCCAGCTTGCGGTTGGCTTCATCGCGAGCGGCATAATCGAACTTTCGCGGTAGGCGTTGCCGTAGAGATGCCGGGGTACGCACAAGCACTTCACGGGCGGGTGGTTCTACCAAAGCCGCTCGGTAGGTTTTGTCACCCGGAAGTTTTACCTCCTCCAGGGCATCGACAAGAGCGCCGACCGTCTGCTGATGTTCCAGAACGTAGGCGTGTACGGATTTACGCAGCAGCAGTTGGCTGTTGCCGCGTGGCTTGTAGCCGTTGATATAGGGCAGGCCCAGGGCATCGAGTACGGCGCTAATGTTCTGGTGCTTGAGCTCGACTGAAGACTTGCTGCGACCGTTCAGCAGTTGGCGCAGTGCCTGGTTGTGCTCGGACTTGTTGTACGGCTCCCCAGCCGCCTCGGCACGCAGCATGTCGAAATAGTCTTCGACCGTGGCCAGGACCTCTTCTTCGGACCAGTCTTCGCCGATGCGAATGATGCGAAACCCGAGCCGCGTCAGCGCCGGAACGACGGTCGCCTCGCCACCGGAGAAGCTGTCAGCAGTGAGCGGGCCCTGCTCGGGAAATTGCTTGCCGAAGGCCACACCGGCGATGGCCTTGGAATCGCAATCGGTGCCGGTCTTCGGATCACGTACCAGGAAGTCGCGGGACTTGCCGTAGCCGTGGCGCGCCAGGAATTTCGTGCGGCCCAGTTGCACGAACTCATCGATGGCAGCCTGCACGGCGGCGGGGCTTCGAAGCTGGGAGAGTTGAGACACAGGGTCCTTCCTTACTGTCATGGTGTGCCGGGAACCGCCGAGCCACGAGATTATGAGTAGCCCCTGAACAGAAACGTCACGATAAAAGCCGTGAACGCCACCAGGCCCATTAAATCCCTTGCGTATTTGCAGCCCGTGCTGTCCAAACCTGTACCAGGTCCGATCAACACGCTCCAACCATTGAGGTACGAAAACACCGCCTGACCGAACAAAAAATGCGTGATAGCCGCCGCAGCCATGACGCCGGAATCGTCAGACAGGCTGTAGCTGTTGACCATTGCCCTGTACGCCTGCATCTGAAATGGCTATTGCCCTGATGGGAGCCGGCTTTTCAGCCACCGACACCAGCGATGCCGTCAATATTCTTTACCCGATAACCATGACCGTACAAGCTAACAAGGCCTGGCAAGCCAGCGGACTTAAAAAGTCTTTTTTTCTACCATCCCACAAAAAAGTTCGTGGTGGAGAAAAGATAAGCTATGCAAGGCTTTAGGAGACGTGGTTTTTCAGGATGACGAAGAACGATTCGGCGCTAGGTGCAACATAGGTGCATCGCACGAGCGCTAGGAACGGCGAAAAAAGGCGGACGTGGCGAAATCGGTAGACGCAGCAGACTTTAAAATTGGAGTGCCCGCGGGGAAATCCGCGGAGTAGAACCGCTCAAAGTCGGGGAACGCTAACGGGCAATACCCTAAGCCAATCCCGAGCCAAGCCCCTTCGGGGGAAGGTGTAGAGACTGGACGGGCGGCGCCTAAAGCCTTCGGGCAATGGCGAAGGGACAGTCCAGACCACGAACGTCATCAGACGGCGGCGAAAGTCGAGGTGGTACGAAAATCTGCTTCTCTGTGAGAGTACGGGTTCGAGTCCCGTCGTCCGCACCACAAAGCCAAACATCCCTGCGATGATCGACCTCTGGGCGTTTGGTCGTGAGCCCGCCACCCTCGCGCTACGCTTTGCGCAGGCGTCGAAGGCGATCAGGTGCGCCCATCGATTCCGTCGAGCACCATCGCTGCGAGTTCATCGCTGGTGTGTGCACCACTATCGAGAACACGGGTTGTGCATGGAAGCCGTTCCCTTGCGGCCAAGCATCGGGCGACATTCGCTAATCGCCACTCTCGAATCTCCGCATTTCGATTCGGGTCAGGATGCATGGTCTGGTTCGCGATCCGGTGACGCAATAGGTCCTCGTTGAGCGTCAGAAAGATGTGCAGCAGCTGATCGTCGATCCGCCTTACCCCGTCGAGTATCTCAGTCAGATAGTCCGGGTGCACGAGCGTCATTGGGATGATGATGTCCTGCGAGTAATTCCTTCGAATCTCCCTGACCGCCGCGATCGTAAGTCCCCTCCACAAGGGGAGATCCTGATAGTCTCCGCTCGCTGGCATGGGGACCGTTTCTTTCACCACGAACCCGATTTCCTCGGGGTCAAAGATCAGCGATTTGGAACGCCGATCGCGCAGCCGCTTAGCGAGCGTCGTCTTTCCGGCGCCGAAAGGTCCGTTGATCCAGATTATCATTGTCGACGGCCTCTAACCTGAAGGCTCGCAAGAGCGCTCGACGGCCTCGTGCGGAGGCACGATCGGAGTGGTTCCGAAATGCTTCTCAAGATAGGTGACGCCGAACGTCACGATGTCCTGCGCGTCGAACAGGTAGCACTGAGCAAAGCCCACGACACCTTCTCGATGGCGACCGAGCTTCACGTAAGCATTTGCTATAGTTTCAACCGCATCCGGCTTTCCTTCGATAGCAAAGCAATCGAGAATGCCGTTTGAATCGTAATCCGATGCCGTTTTCCAGGCGACTTCACCGTCTCTTCCAAGCATCGGCATCTCATACGTCACCCACCGTTTGTTGGGGATATCGGCAACCGCCTCGGCGTAGTGCAATGCGGTAACGGAGTTTAGCGGCGCACCCAACAGCAGGGCCTTCCCGCCAAGGCGAACGAACCGCTCGACGGGCGATCCTTCCCCCAAGGCGTGACCGAGTTCGTGAGGCTCCGTCAGCGTTTCAGCCAGCGGACCAACCGCGACCATCGATGCATCGGGGTGCGCGCTGCGCCGCGCGCCGGGGGCTTGAACCAGAAATTGATTCAGCAGGCCGAACCCACGGTAAGTCCCGGCTGTTGCGGGATCGAACGGCAGCCAGGTACGGCGGGCTTCGTCATCCAGCCGAGCGCCATTCAGAGTCTCCTCGTAGGGTGATCGGTCCCACGACGCGTATCCCATCACAGTGCCAGTCGGCCCAACCGCGGAGCGTAACGCGGCAACGACCGTCTCCGCTCCTCCTTCGACCGGACCAATCGCTTTAAGTGAGGCATGCACCATCAAGAGGTCACCGGTTTGGACTCCGAGTTTTTGAAGCGCCTCCGTTATTGCCTTCCGCGTATGCATCGCGATATCTCCTCTAAACTGCAAAACACTATACCTATCGAGATATCACTCTACTATACCTATCGAGATATAGAGGTGGTCCCACTTGTTTGAACAACTAAAAGCGTATTTATAAGTGATATTCCGCTCTAGTTAAGCCACCTTGTTTTGTTGGGGTAGCTGATCATAGTAAAACTCATTTGGTGTCATTTTGTCTAGACTCGAATGAGGTCGTTTCAAATTATAAAACTCAAAATATGCACTTAATTGCTTTTTCGCATCTGTGACACTGCTATAAGCTTTGAGATACACCTCTTCATATTTAACGCTCCGCCATAATCGTTCAACCATCACATTATCTACCCATCGACCTTTACCATCCATACTGATTTGAATGCCATTTGATTTCAATACATCAATAAATGCATCACTGGTAAACTGGCTGCCTTGGTCTGTATTAAATATTTCAGGTCGACCATATTTTTCAATCGCTTCATTTAAAGCCGAAATACAAAAATCCACCTCCATACTAATCGATACCCTATGCGCAAGTACCTTGCGGCTATGCCAATCAATCACAGCACATAAATAAACAAAGCCTTTTGCCATAGGGATATACGTTATATCCGTAGACCACACTTGATTACTGCGCTGAATAGCCAACCCTTTGAGCAGATATGGATATTTACGGTGAGCTTGATTAGCCTGGCTTAAATTTGGTTTGCAATATAACGCCTGAATACCCATTTTCTTCATTAAAGTACGTGTATGACGTCGTCCTATATGATGTCCTTGACGATTCAACAAATCACGCATCATACGACTGCCTGCAAAAGGATATTGCATATGTAATTCATCAATACATCGCATCAGCTTCAGATCTGATGCACTCACAGGTTTTGGGCGATAGTAATAACAACCACGGGAGACTTTCAGCAGCTTAGCTTGCTTAGATACTGAAATCTGAAGTGAGTCGTCGATTAACTTTTGTGGTTGAAGCGGCCCAGTTTCTTCAACACACCTTCTAAAAAATCAATTTCTAATGCCTGCTCACCGATTTTTGCATGTAGTTTTGATCCTAGCCAAAATAATGGACAGCACGTCCTTCTAAAGATAACGTAACTTTAATCTTTGGAGATTCAAGAAATGGCTAAACGTTTTAGTCCTGAATTTAAACAGCAAGCGATTGATTATGCACTTTCAAACTCCCACGAACCTATAGCTGCAATCGCCCAGAAATTAGGTGTGGGTTATTCAACTTTAGACAAATGGATTCGTGAAGCCAATCCAGTAGGTTCAAGCAAACGTCAACTTTCACCAGAACAACAGCGGATCTTAGAATTAGAGAAAGAAGTCAAACAGCTCAGGGAAGCCAATGACATCTTAAAAAAAGCGCATGTGTACTTTCTGACAGATCATGCCAAGAAAAGTACACGGTAATTCAAGATCTGGATGTGAATGAAGTCACTGTATCTTCTGCCTGTCAATGCCTGGGTGTCAGCACTTCAGGCTATTATGCCTGGCGAAAACGCCAGGCCAATCCAGCGCAGAAATATAATGATTTAAAAGCCGTATATTGGCAGCATCATGCACGATTGGGTGCACCTTCATTGGTACATGACATGCATGATTTAGGTTACAGCATGAGCGAACGAACCGTTGGAAGAATGCTTAAAAAGCTTGGTTTACGTAGCAGGATTGCACGTAAATACAAGTATACGACTGATTCAAACCATCGTTTGCCTACAGCGCCTAACTTGTTGGATCGTCAATTTACGGTCAATGAACCCAATAAGATCTGGACAACGGATATTACCTATATCCGTACTAAGCAAGGTTGGCTGTATTTGTGTGTGATGCTGGATCTATTCAGCCGTCGTATTGTCGGTTGGCAAACCAGCCATCGAATAGACCGTCAATTGGTGTGTGATGCGTTTCATTATGCAATGGCTCGTCAGGGGTATCCAATGGGTGTCATGGTGCATTCGGACCAAGGCTCACAGTACTGTAGTCGTGATTTTAGGGCGCTATTATTGACGAATAACTGCGTTCAAAGTATGTCACGCAGGGGAAACTGTTGGGATAATGCAGTGACCGAAAGCTTCTTTCATACATTGAAAGGTCATGTGGTCCATGGCAGTGTGTTTGCCACTCGAAAAGAAGCGAATACAGTCTTGTTTGACTATATTGAGATTTATTACAATCGGGTCAGAAGGCATTCCGCAAACGGCTGGTTAAGCCCAGAAGCCTTTGAACAGAAATATTTTAAGAATTTAGAGGGATTTGTTGTCCACGATACTGTCTAGGATCATTTTTTTAGATCGATGGGTGGTTCTGTTGGAGCTTTTGATTGATCGAAAGCTTGCGAGGAAGCTGAGATCAATTGATTTTTCCAGTCAATAATTTGGTTTTGATGAACATCAAACTCAGCACTCAATTCAGCAAGTGTTTTTTCTGCTTTAATCGCAGCAAGTGCTACCTTAGCTTTAAAATCATTTGAATGATTTCTTCTTGGTCTACGTGCCATAAAATACTCCATATATTGATGTTTATAACATCATTTGAGGAGCAGAATATCACTTATAGGAGTTGTTCAAATTTACGGATCCATCTCTGACTTATAACCCTCTAATTCATCTATATAGGTGCCTTTCAGGAAGTGAACACTCAATGGTCGTGGGTGATGTTCTACAAACTGAGTGAACAGTCGATGTATAAATTTTATATCCAAAATTGTATTTAGAGCTCTCATGATAAGTACTTTAAAACCATCTTAAAACCATCTTAAAACCATTTTAACAAAACCTTTTAAACCTTTTAATTTTTTTTAAATTAAATATACTTAAAACCATAATAATAGCTTAAAGGGTTTTAATTGTGCTAAAGCTAAAATGTATATCGATATTAGCAATGTCAATCATTACACAATCTATCTTTGCTGAAAATTCAGTAGTACTTGATGTTGGCCATTCACCAAAACAAGCTGGATCTACTGCAGCTAACGGCTATCCTGAATACACTTACAACCTTAGCATGGTCAATTCTATTGAATACTTTCTTAAATCGCGTCATGTCCAAGTGCTCAGATCTTCAGTGAATGAAGATAAAGTCTCACTGGTTCAACGTGCGACCAGATACCCTAATGCTAATCTTTTTATTTCGGTGCACCACGACTCAATACCTACTGAGCTGACCAAGTACAAGAATCAACTCAAAGGTTTTTCAATTTTTGTATCAAAGAAAAATCCAGAATACGGAAAAAGTTTGAAATGCGCCAATCTCATTGGCCAGAACCTAAAATCAATTGGTGAAAGCCCTTCTACTTACCATGGCATGAATATACCAGGTGAAAACAAAAAGCTTTTGACCTCAAATGGCGTATATCAATATGACAATCTAGTGGTCCTGAAGAAATCACAAAAGCCGGCGGTTTTAATTGAGATCGGCGTGATTGCCAATCCTGAAGAAGCAAATCGCTTATCTAATCAGAAAGTAATCTGGAAAATATCTGAAAATATTGCTCAGTCGATACAGCAATGTTTAAACCAATAAGGTGCATGCTGCAGTAATCAATATGCACCCCTCTAGAATTAGAATCTTATGCCGACCGTTTCACCATCATCATTGACCGCACCAGCATCATAAGTGTTATGCCATACGCCATTAATCATGACCAAGTGTGGCGCCCAAAATGACACTGTTTGAATATTATGCAAAACATCATCTGGCGTATCGAAACTAGAAGCACCTATATAGCGGAAGAACATCAAGTTTTCGCCTAGTTCTTCAATATACATTTCAGGATCAAAGTCATCCAAAAACTCTTTATCTTCACGTATCACTTCGTTTAACTCAGTTTCAACGAGTTTGAGTAAAGCGGTAGGCGTAGGTAAACCATCATAAGCCCATTCAGACTCTTTACCTTCAAGTTCCATCCCATCTTTAATATCAAATGCAGCGACATATCCAGTAAAGTAATTTTCAGCTTGCGAGAAGTTATTCGGCATGTCTTGATAGTATCCATCAAGTACGGTCTTAATCTTTGCCAAGGTTGCATCAATCGTACTTTGAATTGCACTTTCAGCACGTTCTTGAGCTGTACCTCTTTGCTTAGCTTGCCCCATGTGTACCCCCTGATTATTCACATTTTGACTAGTATTTTATTTCTAAAGCCTATTGTTTCAGCACTTTAAACCGATTCAGTATATACCAAAGGTTTGCTATTTATATTTCATATATACGATAAGTCTCAAATACTACAAATGGCTTGGTAGCTAAGTGATATAACATGTTTTTGTACTTCAGGCTTTACAATGCTTTTCTCAGATTATCTAGACCAACATGCCGTTATTCTTGCGCTATGTTTGGCAATCTGCATATCTTCAGTTGTGGTTTATACAAAGTATAGAACTCTACGCGCCGTTTATCTTACTGGTGCATCCCTATTCACTTTAACCGCCACAATATTTCTATCGATCGGATTTTATTTAACTACATTGGATGTATCTGCTTCAGATAGAAAGGAGAGTAAGCGTCCGCTGAATCCCATACCAATTTTTAATTCGATTTAGGTTTCCAGCAGTGTGGCAGTAACTCTTCAATCTGGGTCACTT encodes:
- a CDS encoding AraC family ligand binding domain-containing protein — translated: MSNWVNVTQDKSTGIELIHAHFKGFAYDPHLHSSYLIGVTELGHQQFNCRKKIIDSYQGQTFMLEPEEVHDGNAPDPLGFTYKMMHLDPAWLKKSYEGIFNEPIELAIESTLRSDPQLSHLILSTYNILNNNESQLMKDTYLDLLLENLKQNREALRM
- a CDS encoding IS3-like element ISAba14 family transposase (programmed frameshift), whose product is MARRPRRNHSNDFKAKVALAAIKAEKTLAELSAEFDVHQNQIIDWKNQLISASSQAFDQSKAPTEPPIDLKKLHAKIGEQALEIGFFRRCVEETGPLQPQKLIDDSLQISVSKQAKLLKVSRGCYYYRPKPVSASDLKLMRCIDELHMQYPFAGSRMMRDLLNRQGHHIGRRHTRTLMKKMGIQALYCKPNLSQANQAHRKYPYLLKGLAIQRSNQVWSTDITYIPMAKGFVYLCAVIDWHSRKVLAHRVSISMEVDFCISALNEAIEKYGRPEIFNTDQGSQFTSDAFIDVLKSNGIQISMDGKGRWVDNVMVERLWRSVKYEEVYLKAYSSVTDAKKQLSAYFEFYNLKRPHSSLDKMTPNEFYYDQLPQQNKVA
- a CDS encoding DUF3883 domain-containing protein produces the protein MSQLSQLRSPAAVQAAIDEFVQLGRTKFLARHGYGKSRDFLVRDPKTGTDCDSKAIAGVAFGKQFPEQGPLTADSFSGGEATVVPALTRLGFRIIRIGEDWSEEEVLATVEDYFDMLRAEAAGEPYNKSEHNQALRQLLNGRSKSSVELKHQNISAVLDALGLPYINGYKPRGNSQLLLRKSVHAYVLEHQQTVGALVDALEEVKLPGDKTYRAALVEPPAREVLVRTPASLRQRLPRKFDYAARDEANRKLGRAGEQWVIGYEQQRLTELGHPELFQRLDWVSDTQGDGAGFDILSFEEDAHERFIEVKTTNGGVGSSFLVSHNELEFSKEAGDQFHLYRVFQFRDGPRLFTLPGDLSQHVHLKPTDYRASFRSLVG
- a CDS encoding AAA family ATPase produces the protein MIIWINGPFGAGKTTLAKRLRDRRSKSLIFDPEEIGFVVKETVPMPASGDYQDLPLWRGLTIAAVREIRRNYSQDIIIPMTLVHPDYLTEILDGVRRIDDQLLHIFLTLNEDLLRHRIANQTMHPDPNRNAEIREWRLANVARCLAARERLPCTTRVLDSGAHTSDELAAMVLDGIDGRT
- the aac(3)-IId gene encoding aminoglycoside N-acetyltransferase AAC(3)-IId, translating into MHTRKAITEALQKLGVQTGDLLMVHASLKAIGPVEGGAETVVAALRSAVGPTGTVMGYASWDRSPYEETLNGARLDDEARRTWLPFDPATAGTYRGFGLLNQFLVQAPGARRSAHPDASMVAVGPLAETLTEPHELGHALGEGSPVERFVRLGGKALLLGAPLNSVTALHYAEAVADIPNKRWVTYEMPMLGRDGEVAWKTASDYDSNGILDCFAIEGKPDAVETIANAYVKLGRHREGVVGFAQCYLFDAQDIVTFGVTYLEKHFGTTPIVPPHEAVERSCEPSG
- a CDS encoding IS3 family transposase (programmed frameshift); translation: MAKRFSPEFKQQAIDYALSNSHEPIAAIAQKLGVGYSTLDKWIREANPVGSSKRQLSPEQQRILELEKEVKQLREANDNLKKSACVLSDRSCQEKYTVIQDLDVNEVTVSSACQCLGVSTSGYYAWRKRQANPAQKYNDLKAVYWQHHARLGAPSLVHDMHDLGYSMSERTVGRMLKKLGLRSRIARKYKYTTDSNHRLPTAPNLLDRQFTVNEPNKIWTTDITYIRTKQGWLYLCVMLDLFSRRIVGWQTSHRIDRQLVCDAFHYAMARQGYPMGVMVHSDQGSQYCSRDFRALLLTNNCVQSMSRRGNCWDNAVTESFFHTLKGHVVHGSVFATRKEANTVLFDYIEIYYNRVRRHSANGWLSPEAFEQKYFKNLEGFVVHDTV